Below is a genomic region from Flammeovirgaceae bacterium SG7u.111.
GATACCATTTAATGTTAGGCTCTCCTAACAAATTACCAACAATTTCTTAGACCCAACTTTTAAGCTTATGGTTTAACGGCTCAAATTATATTTTAATATTATTTTTATATTGGTTCATTATCTTTCTATACGGACAAAATTTACTAAAACGCTGCATTCCCCTCCTATTTTTTCTTCAAATCCTCTAATTTTATTACCCAACATTCAATACAGTCTATCTTCTTTTATTCTCACCTGCCAAAACTTATATTCCAACCCCAAATATCTCATAAACCATCTAGCAATTCCCCCTTTGCCTATTTAATTTTTTGTTCATACCTTATTCATCAAGTTTCCTGAAAAGGTGATTAATTTGCACTCGAATTTTCGACCTTTTCCTTTAAGCATCTTCACTAACACCAACAGTTACAACGATGTACTCAAAGCAATACTCTCCACATCCCAAATTTCAAAAATTTCACCAATTACAATATTTGGTGGCTTTTCTCTTTCTCATGCCGCTTATTCTGACCTTACCCAAAGGTACCATTAGTATAGCTGTAAATTCTTCCTATAACATTTTTTCTGATTTATTTTTCAAATACATCACCAACTTGGGGCACGGAGTTGTGTTCGGAGTTGCTGTGCTAATCTTACTTTTTTACAAATATTCTTACTCTCTAATTATGCTTCTTGCAGGGTTAATGCACGGGCTTATTGTTCACTATTGTAAAAACTATGTCTTCAGTGAAATGGCTCGCCCCACGGCTTTTTTTAGCAACCCAGATGTTTTGCATTTTGTAGATGGAGTTGCCGTCCATGCTACCCGCTCTTTTCCTTCAGGCCATACTGCTACTGCTTTTGCTTTTGCATTTCTGCTTCCTATGATGCTTCCTAAAAAAAGGCTTTCTTTCATTCTATTTACCTTCGCTGTTCTGACTGCATATTCTAGAATCTACTTACTCCAACATTTCTTTATTGATACCTATTTTGGAGCACTAATCGGCATAGGTACTTCATGGGCTATTTGGCAGTTTTTTGAAAAAACTCCTGCAATCAAAAATAGCAGAGCCCTCAACTCTTCTTTAACCAAAGATTTTGATCTAGACAAAAAGCTGCCGATCCTATTTTGGAAAAATCAGTAATGTTTGCTTATCAATTAAGCCTGATTTACCATTGTTTTCATCTTTCAGTTTGAATAAAAATTAAGAATTAGTTAAGGTTTGAGTTAAAAAAAGCAGATTTGGATAGAAGTTCTAATATTTGATCCTTCTTCCCCAAACAACTTACTTTTAACTACATCAAATGAAAAATGGGAAAAACAACTTTGACTCTTTAAAAAAACTGTTCAAAAACTCACCTACTATTCCTATCAATAAAAAAGATAGGGTGCTTATCATCAGTGATTTTCACATGGGAGACGGTGGCTCTACCGATGACTTTATTCCCAATTCGGACTTACTCATCTATGCCCTCAGAGAGTTTTATCTCCCTAAAAATTACACCCTCATTTTGAATGGTGATGTTGAGGAACTTCAGCGTTTCGACTACAAGAAAATAAACAAACGGTGGAAAGAGGTTTACAAATTATTTGATGAGTTTAACGCCAAAGGGTTACTTTATAAAACCATTGGAAACCATGACATTGGACTACTTTCTAAAGAATCGCCCACTACTAACTATGAACTTCATGAAGGAATTGTTTTAAACTATAAAGAGAATGACATTTTCATTTTCCACGGTCACCAGGCTTCTGCCAAGTACAATAAACATAATGCTTTGGTTGGGTACACCCTAAGGTACCTAGCTAATCCTCTGGGCATTAAAAACTACTCCGTAGCCCATAATAGCCGCAAAAAATTTAAGATCGAGAAAAGCACGTACAATTTCGCATCTAAACAAAAGGTGGTTGCTATTATTGGGCACACGCACCGCCCACTTTTTGAATCATTACCCAAGTCTGAGAGACTTCGATATAAAATAGAAGAGCTGTGCCGGAATTATTCTGAAGTGAGCAAAGAAGAAAGCAAGGCAGTTAAAAAACTGATTGATATTTATAAAAAAGAACTTAAGAAGCTTTATAAGGAAGATAAAACAGAAGGCGAACAGGATATCTACAACTCGTTCATACACCTCCCTTGCCTCTTTAATTCGGGCTGTGTGATAGGGAAAAGAGGGATCACGGCACTCGAAATAAGCAAAGGAGAGATTAGTCTCGTCCATTGGTTCGATAAAAAAACGAGTAAAAAATACCTCAAGCACAACGGCTACGATCCTATTCAGATAGGTACCTCAGATTATTTCAAGATGTTGATTAACAAAGAAAAACTTAGCTATATTTTTACAAGAATCAATCTACTAACCTAGTTAGTAACTATTGGATAAAAAAAGACCGGAGGCAGGTAACATTACCTAACCCCCGGTTTCTAATCTAAACCCAAATCCAATTAGATTTACTTTAAATTCTTAGCTATCAAACTTATTTATGCTTTTAAAACAAAAAAACTGGAGTAAAAAATTAGCCTACAAAAAATCAATCTAAAAAAGTTCAACATCATACTATTCAAGATACCAATCATAAATAAAACAGATCATCCAGCTGATTAGTTGGGTGCTTTTCAACTCTTATACAGCACATATCTTTGTTTCTGAACTGCTATCAACATTTCTTAGGTATATTTTCTCAATATGCTATCTACTCCTGACATATATCCTACTCCAAAAAGGTTTACATGAACGAGTAAGGGGTAGAGATTGTAAATATCTAAGCGTTCTTCAAGTCCTTTTTCCGTAGGGTAAGTTTCTTGATAAGCCTGATAGAACATGTGGGAGAATCCTCCAAACAGTTTTGTCATGGCCAAATCGACTTCTCTATGCCCAAAGTACGTTGCTGGATCTATCAAGCAAGGCTCTCCCTTTTCCCCTACCATCAAGTTCCCATTCCACAAATCACCATGAACCAATGACGGATGCTCTTGGACAAGCAAATTAGGCAGCTTGGCAGCTAAGGCATCAAGCTTTTTCAAATATGTTTTTGAGATAACACCGCTTTCAATTGCCAGCCTAAACTGAGGCTCAAGTCTGTTTTCAACAAAAAAATCAATCCAGTTACTTTTAAAGGTATTTGTCTGTGGAAGAGAGCCTATAAAATTATTTATACTTAACCCATACTGCTCATTTTTACTCCTATGCATCTGAGCTAGTTGCTTTCCCAAATCTTCCCAATAGCTAGACGAACGAACGCTTGATTCAATGTATTCCAACACTAAAAATGCAATTTGATTTACTTCACCAACCCCTATTGGTTTAGGTATCTTTATCGCATTTGCTTTTATCATTAAAAAAAGCCCTTCTTGCTCAGCTGCAAACATCTCTTTTGGCTGCGATTGGTTCCATTTGATGCAATAGACACCCTTAGTTGTCTTTAGCTTCGTTGCATTGTTGACACACCCTCCAGACAAGTTTTTCTCACCTAGCACAGCTATTTCTTCTTCAAAAACCTG
It encodes:
- a CDS encoding fructosamine kinase family protein; its protein translation is MFEFSKQEFYEKALSQVFEEEIAVLGEKNLSGGCVNNATKLKTTKGVYCIKWNQSQPKEMFAAEQEGLFLMIKANAIKIPKPIGVGEVNQIAFLVLEYIESSVRSSSYWEDLGKQLAQMHRSKNEQYGLSINNFIGSLPQTNTFKSNWIDFFVENRLEPQFRLAIESGVISKTYLKKLDALAAKLPNLLVQEHPSLVHGDLWNGNLMVGEKGEPCLIDPATYFGHREVDLAMTKLFGGFSHMFYQAYQETYPTEKGLEERLDIYNLYPLLVHVNLFGVGYMSGVDSILRKYT
- a CDS encoding phosphatase PAP2 family protein: MYSKQYSPHPKFQKFHQLQYLVAFLFLMPLILTLPKGTISIAVNSSYNIFSDLFFKYITNLGHGVVFGVAVLILLFYKYSYSLIMLLAGLMHGLIVHYCKNYVFSEMARPTAFFSNPDVLHFVDGVAVHATRSFPSGHTATAFAFAFLLPMMLPKKRLSFILFTFAVLTAYSRIYLLQHFFIDTYFGALIGIGTSWAIWQFFEKTPAIKNSRALNSSLTKDFDLDKKLPILFWKNQ